From Tachysurus fulvidraco isolate hzauxx_2018 chromosome 10, HZAU_PFXX_2.0, whole genome shotgun sequence, one genomic window encodes:
- the hspa4b gene encoding heat shock 70 kDa protein 4b, which produces MSVVGFDVGFMSCYIAVARAGGIETIANEYSDRCTPACVSFGPRNRSIGAAAKSQLVTNHKNTVQGFKRFHGRAFSDPFVQNVKSSLVYELSQMPTGTTGIKVTYMEEEKVFSIEQITAMLLTKLKETAEGALKKPVADCVISIPCFYTDAERRSVIDAAQIAGLNCLRLMNETTAVALAYGIYKQDLPAPEEMPRTVVFVDIGHSSYQVSVCAFNKGKLKVLATAFDAQLGGKDFDEVLVNYFCEEFAKKYKLDVKSKPRALVRLYQECEKLKKLMSANSSDLPLNIECFMNDIDVSGRLNRGQFEEMCADILARVETPLRSIMEQANLKFEDIYAVEIVGGASRIPAVKERISKFFGKELSTTLNADEAVARGCALQCAILSPAFKVRDFSITDVVNYPISLKWNSAAEDGVSECEVFPKNHAAPFSKVLTFYRKEPFSLEAYYNSPKELPYPDPTIGQYMIQKVVPQVTGESSKVKVKVRMNIHGIFSVSSASLVEVLKNEDPEEPMDTEQTTSPTTEKEEENKMQVDEDQQKAQEDGEKKAETEEMETSPEEGKQEKKTDQPPQAKKAKVKTKLLDLPIENNPQWQLAIEMLNLFVENEGKMIMQDKLEKERNDAKNNLEEYVYEMRDKLHGIYEKFINESDRDTLSLKLEDTENWLYEDGEDQPKQVYIDKLDELKKLGQPIQDRYTESEERPKAFDELGKQLQQYMKIVEAFKMKEEQYEHLEEAEIQKVDKMVNDVMIWMNSKMNQQSKQSLTVDPVVKAAEITAKTREMFSSCNPIVTKPKPKVELPKEDKPAEKNGPVNGQENPEAEPTANDKAPTDATEGTDLKPDMDLD; this is translated from the exons ATGTCTGTGGTGGGGTTTGATGTCGGGTTTATGAGCTGTTACATCGCGGTGGCGCGAGCCGGAGGCATTGAGACCATAGCGAATGAATACAGCGACCGGTGCACACC AGCATGTGTTTCATTCGGCCCAAGAAATCGATCCATTGGTGCAGCCGCAAAAAGCCAG CTGGTGACTAACCATAAGAACACCGTCCAGGGATTCAAGCGTTTCCATGGCCGTGCTTTCTCAGACCCATTTGTTCAGAATGTCAAATCCAGTCTCGTTTATGAACTTTCGCAAATGCCGACAGGGACGACAGGAATTAAG GTTACGTACATGGAGGAGGAGAAAGTGTTCAGCATTGAGCAGATTACAGCCATGCTTCTTACCAAACTGAAAGAGACCGCCGAGGGAGCTCTGAAAAAGCCCGTGGCTGACTGCGTTATTTCA ATTCCTTGCTTCTACACGGATGCTGAGAGGAGGTCAGTCATAGATGCAGCTCAGATCGCTGGACTCAACTGTTTGAGGCTCATGAATGAAACTACAGCAG TGGCCTTGGCATATGGGATTTACAAGCAGGACCTGCCAGCCCCAGAGGAGATGCCCAGGACTGTGGTGTTTGTGGATATTGGTCATTCAAGCTACCAAGTTTCTGTGTGTGCCTTTAACAAAGGCAAGCTCAAG GTCCTTGCAACAGCCTTTGATGCACAGTTGGGAGGCAAAGACTTTGATGAGGTGCTTGTGAACTATTTCTGTGAGGAGTTTGCAAAGAAGTACAAGCTGGATGTAAAGTCCAAGCCCAGGGCTCTGGTTCGTCTCTACCAGGAGTGCGAAAAACTCAAAAAGCTTATGAGTGCCAACTCCTCTGACCTGCCTCTCAATATCGAGTGTTTCATGAATGATATCGATGTCTCCGGACGCCTCAACAG AGGTCAGTTTGAGGAGATGTGTGCTGACATTCTGGCCAGAGTAGAGACACCGCTGCGCAGTATAATGGAACAAGCTA ATTTGAAGTTCGAGGACATTTATGCTGTAGAAATAGTGGGAGGCGCATCGAGAATACCAGCTGTTAAAGAGCGAATCAGCAAATTCTTTGGGAAGGAACTGAGCACGACCCTGAATGCAGATGAAGCCGTGGCTAGAGGATGTGCCCTTCAG TGTGCAATTTTGTCTCCTGCCTTCAAAGTCCGTGATTTTTCCATAACAGATGTAGTCAATTATCCAATCTCTTTGAAATGGAACTCGGCAGCTGAGGATGGTGTAAG TGAATGTGAAGTGTTCCCAAAGAACCACGCAGCTCCATTCTCCAAGGTGCTAACCTTCTACCGGAAAGAGCCCTTTTCACTGGAAGCCTACTACAACAGCCCTAAAGAGCTACCGTATCCTGATCCCACAATAG GACAGTACATGATCCAGAAGGTTGTGCCCCAAGTCACGGGTGAGAGCTCTAAAGTGAAGGTCAAAGTGAGGATGAACATCCATGGAATCTTCAGTGTGTCCAGCGCTTCACTGGTAGAAGTGTTGAAGAACGAGGATCCTGAGGAGCCCATGGACACAGAACAGACCACATCACCGACcacagagaaagaggaagag AACAAAATGCAGGTGGATGAAGATCAACAGAAGGCCCAGGAAGACGGAGAGAAGAAAGCGGAGACAGAGGAGATGGAA ACATCACCAGAGGAaggtaaacaagaaaagaagacCGATCAGCCTCCGCAAGCTAAAAAAGCAAAAGTGAAGACAAAGCTCCTGGATCTGCCCATTGAAAACAATCCACAGTGGCAATTAGCGATTGAAATGCTCAATCTGTTCGTGGAAAATGAG GGAAAGATGATCATGCAGGACAAACTGGAAAAAGAACGTAACGATGCCAAGAACAACCTGGAGGAGTACGTGTACGAAATGAGGGACAAACTGCACGGGATTTATGAGAAGTTCATCAATGAAAGT GACAGGGACACGCTGTCATTAAAACTGGAGGACACAGAAAACTGGCTGTATGAGGATGGAGAGGACCAACCTAAACAAGTGTACATTGACAAACTTGATGAATTAAAG AAACTGGGCCAACCCATTCAAGACCGATACACAGAGTCTGAGGAGCGGCCAAAAGCTTTTGATGAGCTGGGTAAACAGCTTCAGCAGTACATGAAGATTGTGGAGGCCTTCAAGATGAAG GAGGAGCAGTATGAGCATCTGGAAGAGGCTGAAATTCAAAAAGTCGATAAGATGGTGAATGATGTTATGATCTGGATGAACAGCAAAATGAACCAGCAGAGCAAACAGAGCCTCACTGTGGATCCAGTGGTGAAAGCTGCAGAGATTACAGCGAAAACAAGG GAAATGTTCTCAAGCTGCAACCCGATCGTGACCAAACCCAAACCTAAAGTAGAATTGCCAAAAGAGGACAAACCAGCAGAAAAGAACGGACCAGTCAACGGGCAGGAAAACCCAGAGGCTGAGCCCACTGCCAACGACAAAGCACCCACGGATGCGACAGAAGGCACCGACTTGAAACCCGACATGGACCTCGACTAA
- the gnpda1 gene encoding glucosamine-6-phosphate isomerase 1 produces the protein MKLIILKDYDEASEWAAKYIRNRIIRFNPSQDKFFILGLPTGSTPLGCYKKLIEYYKKGEISFQYVKTFNMDEYVGLPRDHPESYHSFMWNNFFKHIDIRSENAHILDGNAADLQKECQDFEEKIKAAGGIDLFVGGIGPDGHIAFNEPGSSLLSRTRVKTLAMDTILANARFFDGDLSKVPTMALTVGVGTVMDAREVMILITGAHKAFALYKAIEEGVNHMWTVSAFQQHPQTVFVCDEDATQELRVKTVKYFKGMMHVHNKLVEEP, from the exons ATGAAGCTGATTATACTGAAAGACTATGATGAAGCCAGTGAGTGGGCGGCCAAATACATCCGGAACCGGATCATTCGCTTTAATCCGAGTCAGGACAAGTTCTTCATCCTGGGTCTTCCAACAG GCAGCACTCCGCTGGGATGCTATAAGAAGCTTATTGAGTACTATAAGAAAGGAGAAATATCTTTTCAGTATGTGAAGACCTTTAACATGGATGAATATGTAG GACTGCCCAGAGACCATCCTGAAAGTTATCACTCCTTCATGTGGAACAACTTCTTTAAGCACATCGACATTCGatcagaaaatgcacacattctGGATGGCAACGCAGCAGACCTGCAGAAAGAATGCCAAGACTTTGAGGAGAAAATCAAAGCTGCTGGTGGGATTGATCTCTTTGTAGGTG GTATTGGACCTGATGGTCACATTGCTTTCAATGAGCCTGGCTCTAGTCTCCTGTCTCGAACCAGGGTCAAGACCTTGGCTATGGACACCATCCTGGCCAATGCTCGTTTCTTCGATGGAGATCTCTCCAAAGTCCCAACCATGGCTCTTACTGTAGGAGTTGGCACAGTGATGGATGCCCGTGAA GTCATGATCCTAATCACCGGAGCACATAAAGCGTTTGCACTATACAAGGCCATAGAGGAAGGTGTGAACCACATGTGGACAGTTTCAGCATTCCAGCAACATCCTCAGaccgtttttgtgtgtgatgaggATGCGACACAAGAGCTGCGGGTCAAAACTGTGAAATACTTTAAAG GCATGATGCATGTTCACAATAAGTTGGTGGAGGAACCATAG
- the ndfip1 gene encoding NEDD4 family-interacting protein 1 — protein MAEQRSGYRQLANEEETGVPEVPQSGTDAPPPYNSIAADPAFFDYKDDGTYPKPPSYNVATSLPSYDEAERTKAESSVPLMPTRDEDFAGRDDFDDVDQLRVGNDGIFMLTFFMAFLFNWIGFFLSFCLTTSAAGRYGAVSGFGLSLVKWVLIVRFSTYFPGYFDGQYWLWWVFLVVGFLLFIRGFVNYSRVRNMADHSFPTVSRTRVLFIY, from the exons ATGGCTGAGCAGAGGAGCGGATATCGGCAG TTAGCTAACGAGGAGGAGACCGGGGTGCCTGAGGTGCCACAGTCAGGAACTGATGCTCCGCCTCCATACAACAGCATTGCAGCTGACCCGG CCTTCTTTGATTACAAAGATGATGGGACTTACCCCAAACCCCCTTCATACAACGTCGCAACGTCTTTACCATCCTACGACGAAGCTGAAAGGACCAAGGCCGAGTCCAGCGTTCCTCTGATGCCTACACGG GATGAGGATTTCGCAGGCAGAGACGACTTTGACGACGTCGACCAGCTGAGAGTTGGGAATGATGGCATATTCATGCTGACGTTTTTTA TGGCTTTCCTTTTCAACTGGATCGGCTTCTTTCTGTCGTTTTGCCTGACCACTTCGGCAGCGGGGCGCTATGGCGCAGTCTCTGGGTTCGGCCTCTCCCTCGTGAAGTGGGTCCTGATTGTCAGG TTCTCCACATATTTTCCGGGTTACTTTGATGGGCAGTACTGGCTGTGGTGGGTGTTCCTGGTTGTAG gaTTCCTGCTATTTATCAGAGGTTTCGTTAATTACTCCAGAGTGCGCAACATGGCCGACCATTCCTTCCCAACCGTTTCTCGCACCAGAGTCCTTTTTATCTACTGA